The Pseudoalteromonas translucida KMM 520 genome segment ATATTTTACTATTACCGTAACCAGGTAAATCAATACTGCGTACGTTGTTATTATGAATAAATGCTAGCTCTGGCTGTACTAATTGCCATACACCTTTGTTCATACCCCAACCATGTAGTAACACTAATTCATTTTGCATATTTGCCAAACCTTAACCAAACTGAAGTTTATAATAGCGTTTAACTAGGCGATTGTAATGAGTATATTTACCCGATGAAGCACGCATTTATTAATTGGCTGTTTGAGTCGCATTGCGTACTTTGCCAAAGCCCTGTCCCAGCCGCGCTGGGCTTGTGTGAGTATTGCTTAGAAGACTTACCATTATTTGATTTAAGCGAGCAAAAAAACTTGCTATATCGCCCTGATATTATTGAAATGTTTCCTAACTGCGAATTTGATAAGTTATTTGCCTGTGCGTTTTACCAGCCCCCTTTTGAGCAATGGCTAAAGCAACTTAAGTTTAATAACCAAATACATTATAAAAATGCATTACAACAAGTTATTACTAAACAATTGAGTACTTTTTTTACTCCTGATTACCCGCTACCCGATACCTTTATTATATTACCGCTGCATAAAAGTCGATTTTTTCAGCGCGGTTTTAATCAAGTAACACAAGTATGGCAACCGTGTTTATCATCTTTTAATTTACTTAGTGATTCGCTACTACGTAATAAAAAAACGCACGCGCAATCTAAGCTAACTAAAGCTAAGCGGGTTAAAAATTTAAAAGACGCATTTATATGTACTGCAGATATGAGCGGTAAAACGGTGGCAATTGTTGATGACATTATGACCACAGGCGCTACTCTTAATGCAGCCACCCAGGCTTTAAAACAAGCAGGCGCTAAACAAGTGTGGGCTTTTACTACTTGCTTAACGCCTATTTAAAATTTTAATAGTTAGTCGCCACTTACCCGAAACGTATGGCCAAAAAACAATGCGTTACTAAGTAATCTACTCGTACCGTACCAATAACCTCTAAACACCGGATCGTCGGTCATACCAATTACTGCTCCACGCCCGTAAGAGTGCGCAATTAAGCCTGCTGCGCCTGCAACTTGAGTAACATTTACAGCATCGGTAAAGCCCGCAAGTAATGGCTGCTCAGTATAGGTAAGCACATTAACAAACGGTGCCTCAGAGCTCTCCAGCAACCAAGTGCTATTTTTAAATACAGGTAGCGTATTACGTGGTAGTGAAAAGGTAAGTGGATGAGTTAAATCTACATGGGTATTAAAAATAGCGCCTGCAATACGCTGACGCCCAGCTAAGTGCTCTTTATCGGCATAGTTTAAACCGTCGGTTTTAAACGCACTGGCTACTTCTTTGCGAGACAAGTAGCTGGCTTTTAATAGCTGCTGATCTGCCAAAAATTTAGCACCGCCTTTGTGACCCCAAATAACGCCGCCTTTTCTAACCCAACCTTTTATGGCCACTTTATCAGCGTCAGATAAACCACTGTAGTTACCATGAGCCAACACAATATGGCTGTAATTACTTAGCTCAATTGAACCCAAACGCTCTAGCTCAACAATGGTTGGAGCAACACCCACAAAGCGGTCTAGGTAGTACCACACTTCTCCAGCTTCATATTGGTTTACCCCTTTACCGCCTAACAGCAGCACTTTGGGAGCGCTAAGCACCGCCATTGAGCGTGACCCTAAATCGGCACCTTTACTGGTTAATCCTGACGTTATTGGCTTAATGGCAATGCCAAACTCATTTTGCGCCTGATTAAGCTGTGCTATCCAATCACTATTTGTTTGTAACCCTGCAGGAATAATAATACTCCCCGCAGCAAAATTTACTTCTTCGCTGTTTACTGACTTAGCCGTTAATGAATTTAATGCAACACGGGCTTTTACTCCTTGCTGCAGTAAACTATTGAGCATTTTTGGCGCTAAGGTATCATCCCACGAAAAGCCAAATGCATACCCTTTATTAAGTTGTGCAAAGCGCGGTGTAGCAGCTTGTTGCCATGCGTTATCAGCAACTTTTAATCCCCAACTACTGGTTACTTTAGCAAAGGGTAAATTAAACGCATGCGCTAGTGTCCAGCCAGATACATCGTAAAAAGTGTTATCGGCAAAGTTTTTTTGTTCGCTAAAAATAGCTTTAACTAAACGGTATTGTGGTTGTGCTAAAGGCACAAAATAGCTATTGGTAGAATAAGTTTCACCACCTGCTTTTAGCTCTTTTGTTAAAGGGTAAGCGTTAATTTGGTGCTGCTGCAGTAAGCTTAAAAAGTCATTAACTCGGGTGTTATCGGCTGCACCTGCAACTACATAACCTTGAAAGCTTTCGTCGGCTGCTAAATCAATCGCCTGGTTATAAAACTTAGCTTGGTAATCGAGTAAGGCTTGGCGGTTGTCTATCGCGGCTTTAAATGTTGATAAACTAGTAAGCAGCTGGTTTTTAATAGTAAAAGCAAAGCTGAGAGGCCCATTTACGGTTTCTTGAATATGCCCGCGCGAACTGGCTTGCTCAAATAAAATGCCTACGCCACCATTTACGTCTGGGTAAGTTGAGCCTTTACCGTAATAAAAGTCATCAAAGCTTTCTTCGGTGAAGTATAACGCATTATTTTCGTCTAATGTTTTGGCATGATAATTTGCAATTGCTTTGGTTAAGCTGACATTTTCATCAGGCGTAATCGGGTGTTTGCGCGATGGAATACCGGGCTGAAAAAAGTAACTACTATTTGGCCCCATTTCATGAAAGTCGGTTAAAATATTTGGTTTCCACTGATGAAACTTTGCAATACGCGCACGCGATTCTGGGTGCTGTAGTAATAACCAGTCGCGGTTTAAGTCAAACCAGTAGTGATTAGTACGGCTACTTGGCCAGCTTTCCACATGCTCTCGGGTAACGGGGTCTGACGATAAGTTCATACCACGATTACTATTAGCCCAATTAGCAAAACGAGCTAGACCATCGGGATTAAGTGAAGGGTCGAGCAAAATAACGGTATTATTTAATAACTCATTTATTTCATTACCTTGCGCTGCGGCTAAGTAATACGCCACCAGCAATGCAGAGTTACTGCCCGACGACTCATTGCCATGTACGCTGTAACCCATCCATACAACACCAGGCTGCGCTGATGATTGCGTGTTGCTAGGCGTTAAACGCGCTAAATGGGCTTGGCGAATTTGCTCTATATTTTTTAATTTATTGGCGGCGGTAATAGTCAGCATCACTAATGGGCGTTGTTCGTGCGTGCGCCCTATTACTTCAAAATTAATTCGATCACTTTTTTGCGCTAGTATTTCCATATAACGCACCAACTGATCGTGCCTTACATGCCACTCACCTACTTGATAACCAAGCACTTGCTCTGGAGTGGGTATACTTGGATCAAACTCAACATCCTCTGCAAAATAGTAAGACAATGGTTTAGCTTGAGTTGAAAAACTCAGTATTGCCACCATTATCATTAATGTTATTTTTATTATTATACGCATATAATTTACTCATAA includes the following:
- a CDS encoding ComF family protein produces the protein MKHAFINWLFESHCVLCQSPVPAALGLCEYCLEDLPLFDLSEQKNLLYRPDIIEMFPNCEFDKLFACAFYQPPFEQWLKQLKFNNQIHYKNALQQVITKQLSTFFTPDYPLPDTFIILPLHKSRFFQRGFNQVTQVWQPCLSSFNLLSDSLLRNKKTHAQSKLTKAKRVKNLKDAFICTADMSGKTVAIVDDIMTTGATLNAATQALKQAGAKQVWAFTTCLTPI
- a CDS encoding M14 metallopeptidase family protein, with translation MVAILSFSTQAKPLSYYFAEDVEFDPSIPTPEQVLGYQVGEWHVRHDQLVRYMEILAQKSDRINFEVIGRTHEQRPLVMLTITAANKLKNIEQIRQAHLARLTPSNTQSSAQPGVVWMGYSVHGNESSGSNSALLVAYYLAAAQGNEINELLNNTVILLDPSLNPDGLARFANWANSNRGMNLSSDPVTREHVESWPSSRTNHYWFDLNRDWLLLQHPESRARIAKFHQWKPNILTDFHEMGPNSSYFFQPGIPSRKHPITPDENVSLTKAIANYHAKTLDENNALYFTEESFDDFYYGKGSTYPDVNGGVGILFEQASSRGHIQETVNGPLSFAFTIKNQLLTSLSTFKAAIDNRQALLDYQAKFYNQAIDLAADESFQGYVVAGAADNTRVNDFLSLLQQHQINAYPLTKELKAGGETYSTNSYFVPLAQPQYRLVKAIFSEQKNFADNTFYDVSGWTLAHAFNLPFAKVTSSWGLKVADNAWQQAATPRFAQLNKGYAFGFSWDDTLAPKMLNSLLQQGVKARVALNSLTAKSVNSEEVNFAAGSIIIPAGLQTNSDWIAQLNQAQNEFGIAIKPITSGLTSKGADLGSRSMAVLSAPKVLLLGGKGVNQYEAGEVWYYLDRFVGVAPTIVELERLGSIELSNYSHIVLAHGNYSGLSDADKVAIKGWVRKGGVIWGHKGGAKFLADQQLLKASYLSRKEVASAFKTDGLNYADKEHLAGRQRIAGAIFNTHVDLTHPLTFSLPRNTLPVFKNSTWLLESSEAPFVNVLTYTEQPLLAGFTDAVNVTQVAGAAGLIAHSYGRGAVIGMTDDPVFRGYWYGTSRLLSNALFFGHTFRVSGD